AAAACCCACATTCTTAAGTGTTTCGCTTTTTCATTTTCCGTAGAGGTCTTGGCAATTTGCTTCTTTTCAATCAAACGAGTTGCACTTCTTTTCCTTGGAGTCTTTCCCTTTCTTTTCTCTACTGGCGCTTTTTTTGCTGCATCTAATGACTTCATAATTTCTTTTTACTGTGGCGCTAAGATTGTTATCTGCATATCATCTTGAGGTAAATCTTTCTTCTTGATCGATAAACGGCTTTCTGCCGTGCCATCCCCATTTACACCCAGCGCTTTTTTAAAACTATCAATTGAATCTCTCTTTTCTTTTAGACCGGGAATCTTATACTGCATTGGGATTACGATCCTCGGTTCAATCTGACTGATCACTTCCGCGGCCTGTTTTGCATCCAAAACACCGTTTCCACCGACTGGAACCAGTAAAACATCCAGACCTTCTAAACTCTCAAGTTGTTTGTCAGAAAGTGAAGTGTTTAATTTACCCAAATGCCCTATTGTAATACCCTCAATTTCAATCCAATATACCGTATCAGAAGGGTCGCCATTTTCATGCTCGATTGGTATCCCTTTTACAAAAACCTGTTTCGCCTCATACTCTCCCGGGCCATCGATCATTAATGATTCAATTTTAGGGTCCGAGGGGTTGTATTCTGGACTGCTGACAATGACCATATCTATATTTGAAAATCGCGGTTTTCTTAAACCACTGGTTTTACTAACAGGGTCAATGATCACCTGCACTTCATGAGATTGAATTTTAAAACAGCTCTGACCAAGCCATGTGATATACATATTGTGGATATATTTTATACAAATTAAAAGATTTTCTCCTCTCAAGATAACACGAAAACACCGAAAAGTAAAGTAAAAAAGGCTAAAATTTTAAGCCTTTTTCCGCAGAGTTCTGAATAATAAAACTAGATTTGCATATCATCAATTTCTTCACTTTCCCCAGTTGTTTCCTGATTTGAAGGTTGGTCAGAATGCTCCGCATCCGGCATTTCGACATTTTTTTGCAGGGACTGACTATTCTGTATAATCTCCTCCTCAATAGCGTTGATTTCACTTTCGGTACCAACTTCTGGGCTTCTTATTCCACTTTCGACCCTATTAAGAGAACCGCCGATCCCCCCTTGCAATTGTACGGTTTTCGGCGCTGCCGGCTGACCTTGAGAATTACTGGCACCTTTATCATCTTTTGCTTCTTGTGCGCGATGATAACTCTCTACGGACCCGTAGTTATCTTTTTCCGTTTTATTAGCTTCTTTTTCTTTTATGCCTTCCGCTTCAATATCTCGTGCTCTTTCATCACGATTCCTGGCCATTATCCGCTCAGCAACTTTTTTTAACTGTAGAGTACCTTCGTCCGGATCAAGCCCCAACGCTTCCATTTCTTTCCTCTTTTGTTTGGACAGCCCCCCTTTGTTAATAAATGTTGCAATTAATTCTCTCCGATCACCGGGATCCAGATCGCGTAGACTTTTTATCGCAACCTTTCCTGCAGTCTGGGCTTGTACACCAGCTTTAAATGCTTTTACTGCTTCAGAACCGGCAACAAAACCTGACTTTCCCTTTAAAGATTCCTCCATCTTCCTTAAATATGGGTTTTTTCTCACTCCATTTTCACCCAGATGTTTGGTAAATTTACGTAAACCATCTTCAAACTCATGTTTTGTTAGATTTCTTTTTCCATAAAAAACACCAGACTTTTTCAATCCTTCTTTCACCGATCCGGTCACCCCTTTACGGTCCATCATTTTTGCAGCAAGCTCATGAAAGTCTTTCCTGGAAATACTGGGGGTTCTCTGTAGATTTCGTTCTCTAAGTGATATTGACATAGTTATATAATAACAAATTTATCTGTATTTGTCAATACATTTGCCTTTTTTTGCCCTTTCCGCTACACTAAGTCTTACGCGATTTTAAGAATCGCAAGGAATATCTAATAATTAATTATTTAATCATTAATATGATTACTAAAACAACGGAAAAAGAGGTAACGAATAGCGCTTTCGCCGATCTTCTTGCCAAGGAAGATTCTTTTAATATACCTAAACTTGGGGAAATCGTAGAAGGAGTCGTTATCAGTGTTTCAAAAACTGAAGTGCATCTTGATATTGACGGTATTACAACCGGCGTAGTTCGCGGTGGCGAGCTGATCGATGAGTCGGGTGATTGTTCTAACTTAAAAGTCGGTGATAAAGCCCAGGCAACTGTCGTAGAACTGGAAAATGAAAACGGGCAGATGGAACTGTCGTTTCGGCATGCCGGACATAAAAAGGCTTGGGATGAACTGGAAAGATTGGTTAGCGAGGGAGTTGTTGTTGATGCCAAAATTGTGGAGGCAAATAAAGGCGGCCTGATTGTCAAAGTCGGCCGTGTCGGTGGATTTTTACCTGTGTCACAATTAATCCCGGAGCACTACCCGCGCGTCGAAGGCGGAGATCGTAATAAAATATTAGAAAAACTGACATCATTTATTGATCAGAAGTTCAGAGTAAAAGTAATTGACGTTGATGAAAAAGAAGAAAAACTGATTGTCTCAGAAAAAGCAGCGTGGGAGGAAAAGCAAAAAGATGTCTTAGCGCAGTTTGAAATCGGATCGGTAGTAGAGGGTGTTGTTACCGGTGTTGTGGACTTTGGAGCATTTATTGAGTTCGGTGACGGACTAGAAGGCCTGGTTCATATTTCTGAGTTAGCCTGGCAACGCATTGATAACCCTCGGGATATCATCAAGCAAGGTGATAAGGTAAAAGCTTCGGTTATCGGCATTGATGGTTCCAAAATATCGCTCAGCATGAAGAAACTGCAGACCGATCCTTGGAAAGAAGTAGTCAAAAAATACAAGATCGGCCAGATTGTTAAAGGCAAGGTCTTAAAGATCAACCCTTTTGGCGCCTTCATCGAGTTAGACCACGATATCCACGGACTTGCACATATTTCAGAATTATCCGACCAGCTGGTACATAACCCGTCTGACATTGTAACAATCGGGGATGAATATAAATTCAAGATACTTTCAATTGAGCCGAATAACCACAGGCTCGGATTGTCTCTGAAAGCCGCTCAAGAAAAGAGCAAAAAAGAAAAGCCCCCGGTTTCAACCGATCTCCCTGATTCTGAAAAAAAAGGGCCAGAAATTGAAGGAAAGGAAATTGTACCGGAACCCGTAAAGACAGAAACAGCTGAAAATGAGCCGAAAACTAAATCAGAGGCAGATCCGGAAAAAAAAGAAAATAGCGAAGAAAAAAATAACGAGCAAACAAATACAATTGTTGCCTAAACAGCTAAAATCAAGTATAATAACGGCTGATCGTTCGTGATACAGCCGTTATTTTGCTAACGGAGAAAAAACAAATATATGAAAAAAGTAGTCAAAAATTTTATTATCTTTTTCCTGGTATTCCTAACCTTGGCCGCATTTCTCAGTCTATATAATTCACCGCTTAATGAAGCGAGAAAAATAGGAATTGGTGAACTGGTCAGCCTGATAAATAATGCAGAGGTTTCGGATATCATTATTGACGGTGAAAAGCTTAAAGTAACATTGACCAGCGGGGAAATAGTTGAAAGTCAAAAAGAACCGACCGAATCGCTTTCTACGCTGTTAAACAACTACCAAGTACCTGCTGAAAAATTGGCCGGTATTAAAACCGAGGTTAAACAAACAACTTCCACTATGTATTGGCTAGGGGCAATTTTGCCGTTCCTACTACCCTTTATTTTGATTGCCGGATTTATTTATTTCATGATGCGCCAAGCGCAGGGAACAAATAACCGCGCGATGATGTTCGGCCAGTCCAGAGCAAAAGAAGTTTCTCCGCAAAACCAAAAAAATAAAGTCACTTTCAAGGATGTCGCGGGAGCCAAGGAAGCAAAAGAAGAATTAGAGGAAGTAGTGGAGTTTTTAAGAAACCCCAAGAAATTCACGTCCCTCGGAGCACAAATCCCGAAAGGCGTGCTTTTGGTAGGGCCTCCGGGCACAGGTAAAACTTTGCTGGCCAGAGCTGTTGCCGGGCAGGCTAACGCACCATTCTTTCATATTTCCGGTTCAGAATTTGTGGAAATGTTTGTGGGTGTCGGCGCATCCCGTGTGCGCGATTTATTCAGAAAAGCAAAAAAGGTTGCCCCTTGTATTGTATTCATCGATGAGATTGATGCCGTCGGCCGACAGCGCGGTTCCGGTTTGGGCGGATCACATGACGAAAGAGAACAGACATTAAACCAAATACTGGTTGAAATGGACGGATTCGACATAAATACAAATGTTATAATTATTGCCGCGACAAACCGCCCGGACGTTCTAGATCCTGCATTACTCAGACCAGGCCGGTTTGACCGCCGAGTGGTTCTTGATTTGCCGAGCCTGAATGACCGGGAAGAGATACTGAAAGTACATGCAAAAGGGAAACCCTTTGACAGTTCAGTAAAACTTAGAACGCTCGCCGAAAGAACCCCGGGATTCTCCGGAGCTGATTTGGCCAATCTATTAAACGAAGCAGCTATACTTGCAGCTCGGAAGAATAGGAAACAAATAACAGCGGAAGACGGTTTGGAAAGCATTGAAAAAGTCATGCTCGGGCCTGAGCGGAAGAGTCATGTATTAAATAAAAAGGAAAAGAGGATCACCGCATATCATGAAGCCGGTCATGCATTAGTTGCGCATGTACTACCAAACAGTGATCCGGTCCGAAAAGTTTCCATTGTTTCCAGAGGACAGGCGGGAGGTTATACATTGAAGTATCCTTCGGAAGA
This window of the Patescibacteria group bacterium genome carries:
- a CDS encoding MBL fold metallo-hydrolase; amino-acid sequence: MYITWLGQSCFKIQSHEVQVIIDPVSKTSGLRKPRFSNIDMVIVSSPEYNPSDPKIESLMIDGPGEYEAKQVFVKGIPIEHENGDPSDTVYWIEIEGITIGHLGKLNTSLSDKQLESLEGLDVLLVPVGGNGVLDAKQAAEVISQIEPRIVIPMQYKIPGLKEKRDSIDSFKKALGVNGDGTAESRLSIKKKDLPQDDMQITILAPQ
- a CDS encoding S1 RNA-binding domain-containing protein, which gives rise to MITKTTEKEVTNSAFADLLAKEDSFNIPKLGEIVEGVVISVSKTEVHLDIDGITTGVVRGGELIDESGDCSNLKVGDKAQATVVELENENGQMELSFRHAGHKKAWDELERLVSEGVVVDAKIVEANKGGLIVKVGRVGGFLPVSQLIPEHYPRVEGGDRNKILEKLTSFIDQKFRVKVIDVDEKEEKLIVSEKAAWEEKQKDVLAQFEIGSVVEGVVTGVVDFGAFIEFGDGLEGLVHISELAWQRIDNPRDIIKQGDKVKASVIGIDGSKISLSMKKLQTDPWKEVVKKYKIGQIVKGKVLKINPFGAFIELDHDIHGLAHISELSDQLVHNPSDIVTIGDEYKFKILSIEPNNHRLGLSLKAAQEKSKKEKPPVSTDLPDSEKKGPEIEGKEIVPEPVKTETAENEPKTKSEADPEKKENSEEKNNEQTNTIVA
- the ftsH gene encoding ATP-dependent zinc metalloprotease FtsH, which encodes MKKVVKNFIIFFLVFLTLAAFLSLYNSPLNEARKIGIGELVSLINNAEVSDIIIDGEKLKVTLTSGEIVESQKEPTESLSTLLNNYQVPAEKLAGIKTEVKQTTSTMYWLGAILPFLLPFILIAGFIYFMMRQAQGTNNRAMMFGQSRAKEVSPQNQKNKVTFKDVAGAKEAKEELEEVVEFLRNPKKFTSLGAQIPKGVLLVGPPGTGKTLLARAVAGQANAPFFHISGSEFVEMFVGVGASRVRDLFRKAKKVAPCIVFIDEIDAVGRQRGSGLGGSHDEREQTLNQILVEMDGFDINTNVIIIAATNRPDVLDPALLRPGRFDRRVVLDLPSLNDREEILKVHAKGKPFDSSVKLRTLAERTPGFSGADLANLLNEAAILAARKNRKQITAEDGLESIEKVMLGPERKSHVLNKKEKRITAYHEAGHALVAHVLPNSDPVRKVSIVSRGQAGGYTLKYPSEDKFMHSKSEFIADLAVLLAGHVTEKEVFGDVTTGASSDLKHATSLARRLITQYGMSETMGPQTFGSKEEMIFLGREISEQRDYGEKVASMIDQEVSKFLKKAYITAQGIIKKMRPSLDKIAETLIEKETLEQAEFETLLKDLKI